One genomic window of Chanos chanos chromosome 13, fChaCha1.1, whole genome shotgun sequence includes the following:
- the fscn2a gene encoding fascin-2a produces MPTNGISKALKLQFGLINHENRYLTAEAFGFKVNASGSSMKKKQIWTLEQDDQESQVVFLRSHLGRYLASDKDGKVGCEAEEPDSDCRFLIVAQSDGRWALQSEPYQRYFGGSADYLSCFAQTIGESELWAVHLALHPQANLLSVARKRYAHLSAPDGEISVDSNIPWGVDSLVTLVYLDGKYCLKTCDSRFLSNDGKLLKGNSPNTGFTLELRSGKLAFKDSEGKYLTPMGPTGTLKSGRCSKPGKDELFELEESHPQAIFQAANKRFVSIRQGVSISANQDIETDMETFQMEIDKETKKCMFRTNAGNYWTLVSHGGIQSTATEVEPNTMFDIEWLGRRVALKASNGKYVCTKKNGQLAAVSDSVGDDEQFLLKLINRPILILRGENGFVCHHKNSNTLDANRSIYDIFSLLFSDGAYQIKCANGKFWYVAGSGLVCTDGEKPEDFFLEFLEHGRVAIKGKNGKYLCGDKGGTLKGDAVKVDVSSLWEY; encoded by the exons atgCCAACCAACGGGATAAGCAAAGCCCTAAAGCTTCAGTTTGGACTCATCAACCATGAGAATCGTTACCTAACTGCTGAGGCCTTTGGCTTCAAGGTAAATGCATCAGGCTCCAGTATGAAGAAGAAGCAGATTTGGACCTTGGAGCAAGATGACCAGGAAAGTCAGGTAGTTTTCCTGCGGAGTCACCTAGGGCGTTACCTGGCCTCCGATAAGGATGGCAAGGTAGGTTGTGAGGCAGAGGAGCCAGATTCTGATTGCCGTTTCCTAATCGTGGCCCAGTCAGACGGGCGTTGGGCTTTGCAGTCTGAGCCATACCAGCGCTACTTTGGTGGCTCGGCTGATTACCTGTCCTGCTTTGCTCAAACCATTGGAGAGTCAGAGCTCTGGGCTGTCCACCTGGCCCTCCATCCACAAGCCAACCTGCTCAGCGTGGCTCGCAAACGCTATGCTCACTTGTCTGCTCCAGATGGCGAGATCTCTGTGGATAGCAACATCCCCTGGGGAGTGGACTCCCTGGTCACCCTGGTGTACCTAGATGGGAAGTACTGTCTGAAGACATGTGATAGTCGATTTCTCAGTAATGATGGCAAGCTGTTGAAGGGGAACAGTCCCAATACCGGGTTCACTCTGGAACTTAGGTCTGGAAAGCTGGCCTTTAAGGACTCTGAAGGCAAGTACCTCACACCTATGGGTCCCACAGGCACCTTGAAGTCTGGCAGATGTTCCAAGCCTGGCAAAGACGAATTGTTTGAACTGGAAGAGAGCCATCCACAAGCGATCTTCCAGGCAGCCAACAAAAGATTTGTTTCCATTCGTCAAG GTGTGAGTATATCTGCTAATCAGGACATAGAAACAGACATGGAGACTTTTCAAATGGAAATTGACAAGGAGACCAAGAAATGCATGTTCAGGACTAATGCAGGCAATTACTGGACGCTCGTCTCTCATGGAGGGATCCAATCCACGGCCACAGAAGT AGAGCCAAACACAATGTTTGACATTGAATGGCTTGGCCGAAGAGTTGCTTTGAAGGCAAGTAATGGGAAATACGTCTGCACCAAGAAAAATGGCCAATTAGCAGCTGTCAGTGACTCCGTGG GAGATGACGAGCAGTTCTTGCTCAAACTGATCAACCGGCCTATCCTGATTCTACGTGGAGAGAATGGTTTTGTGTGTCATCacaaaaactcaaacacactcgATGCCAACCGCTCCATCTACGACATATTCTCACTGCTCTTCAGTGATGGCGCGTACCAGATAAAAT GTGCAAACGGAAAGTTCTGGTACGTTGCTGGCAGTGGTCTGGTGTGCACAGATGGGGAAAAGCCAGAGGACTTCTTCCTAGAGTTTCTGGAACATGGACGAGTTGCCATCAAGGGTAAAAATGGCAAATACCTCTGTGGGGACAAGGGTGGCACACTGAAGGGTGATGCTGTCAAAGTGGATGTCTCCTCACTCTGGGAGTATTGA
- the birc5a gene encoding baculoviral IAP repeat-containing protein 5a: protein MDPLNEEHTKMYFYHNRLATFSGWPFDEDCACTSENMARAGFIHTPSDNSPDVAQCFFCYKELEGWEPEDDPMKEHKAHSPACNFVLLQKSVEDLTVEEILKLQKDRQKFLIKKTCNQVIEKFEEAAKSRRGDIIKIAMEG, encoded by the exons aTGGATCCGCTAAACGAAGAGCAcacaaaaatgtacttttatcACAACAGATTAGCAACATTTTCGGGTTGGCCATTTGATGAGGACTGCGCCTGCACTTCTGAAAAT ATGGCCAGAGCTGGTTTTATTCACACCCCCTCCGACAACAGCCCCGATGTGGCCCAGTGTTTTTTCTGCTATAAGGAGTTGGAGGGCTGGGAGCCTGAAGACGATCCTAT gAAAGAACACAAGGCTCACTCTCCAGCTTGTAATTTTGTGTTGCTTCAGAAGTCTGTGGAGGATCTTACAGTGGAAGAGATTCTCAAgttacagaaagacagacaaaagttTCTCATT AAAAAAACCTGCAATCAAGTAATTGAGAAGTTCGAGGAAGCTGCCAAGTCAAGAAGAGGCGATATCATCAAAATTGCTATGGAGGGATAA